From the Helianthus annuus cultivar XRQ/B chromosome 17, HanXRQr2.0-SUNRISE, whole genome shotgun sequence genome, the window TTGCACCATGACGAAACATCTTGCCAAACCACTGTTGCGACATAGCACGAGATCAATAGGTGGTCTAGTGTTTCAACTGATTCACCGCAAAACGAACACGTAGGTGAGTTGATATATATACCCCTCTTTTGAAGTTCCGCTTTTGTTGGAAGACGATCTATTGCCATCCTCCAACCAAAAATATTAACCTTTTTTGGTAGCCACTTGTTCCAAGGCAGCAATGGTCTTACCGTCGGTAAAGCTGGTTCTGATAGAATTTGTCTAAGACTTTTGACCGAAAACGTACCGTCCTTACTTATAGACCATTGCCATTTGTCTTCCCCGTTTTTTCTCTGGACAGTGTTGATAATGTTTATGCAATCCTCAAGCTCCCTGACCTCCATTTCATTCGCCAGATCTCTACTCCAACACCAATTGAAAGAAGGTATGTTATTGTTAAACGATATGCGATCGCTAACGGAATATAATTTTTCCTGTTCCAGTCGAAAGTCGAAACACAGATGGGAATAATTCTTTTAGGCACGTGTTACCCACCCATCGATCCGTCCAGAAATTCATGGAGTCCCCGTTCCCTGGTACACCGATTATGAGGTTACCTAATGTGATGTTTTTATTCTTTAGTTCCTTTTCAACTTTGTTTATATTCGACCATATCCCTGTTCTTCCAGATTTGAGAGGCTGGCCGACTTGTGAAGGCCATGTACTACTCTCCTCTATAGCCGATTTGGTTCGGTTCTGTATCTCCAGCACCATTTGGACAACAAACTACGGTTGAAATCCAATAAGGAACCCAGATTTAAACCACCATTTTCCAACAACGAACACACAACCTGCCATCTGATCCAtgccattttttatttttctactgTGCCTCCCCAAAAGAAGTTTCGCCTTAGTTTTTCCAATCTTTCAATAACGGACTTTGGTGCCTTAAATAAAGAAAAGTAATATGTAGGCAGGCTATCCAGCACACTCGTAATAAGAGTTAGTCTCCCTCCAACCGATAGGGTGGTAGCCTTCCACTTTGAGAGACGAGCTTCAAACGCATCAATGACCGGAGACCAATTTGAAAGTTTGTTCATGTTTGCTCCAACCTTTACACCAAGATATACAAATGGAAAAACTCTAGCTTGACAATTAATAGCAGTAGGCATATCTGTAATTTCATCCCCCGGCACTCCAGCACCATATAAACAAGATTTACTGTAGTTAAGTCGAAGACCAGAGACAAGGGCAAAACAACACATAATCCTTCGAAAGTTTCTTGCATTCGCTTGCGACCATTCCCCTGCAATAAGAACGCCATCCGCAAAAATTAAGTGAGTTAATGACGGACCTCCATTAGGAATAGGTATTCCACGGATTAAACCCATATCCGAGGCACTCGTCACAAAAGACGAGAAAGCCTCCATCGCAAGAATAAAAATGAACGGGGATAAAGGATCTCCCTGTCGCACTCCACGTTCATAGTAGAATTCTTTGGAAGGGGACCCATTGACGAGCACCGAGGAGCGAGAGGACCTCAAAACACCTTTGATCCAAGCTCTCCATTTGGTCGGGAATAACATTTGCTCCAAAACCGAGTCGATAAATGACCAAGAAATTGAATCAAATGCTTTATTAAAATCGATCTTTAGTAACATTGCTTTTGTCTTCGCTTGCTTAATCCAAGATAAAACTTCATTGATGATCATTGGTCCGTCGAGGATGTTGCGGTTAGTTAAGAAGGCAGATTGCTCTTCAGAAATAATCGAATGTATTACCAATTTAAGTCGATTGGCCAGGACTTTCAATATTATTTTGCTGATGCAACCAATGAGGTTTATTGGACGAAACTCATTTAAGCTTGAATCGTTGGATGTCTTCGGGATTAACGTAATGAAGGAAGACGAACATCCATGACTGATAACACCGGTTTCATGAAAGTGTTGCATCAGATTGAAAATATCCATGCTCAGAATATCCCAGAAGTACTTGATAAATCTGAAATTGAACCCATCTGGGCCCGGGGCCTGGTCATCCCCACAATCCCAGACGGCATTTTTCACCTCCAGATTAGTAAAAGGCGCAATTAATATCTCCATATCCGCTTCTGCTAGAGTTTTCAGGTGCTTACATTGAAAAACTGCAAGTGATTTTTACCTCCCGATTAGTAAAAGGcgcaattaattttttttttaacggccgaCAAAAATTTTGTTCAAAGTAGCAAGTCGCTACACACCAAATATACAACGTTTAACACCAAGACTCCAAACCAAATACTATTACATCATTACATACCACCTAAATTGAAATGACTCCATTCCTCCCATGACAACGAATTTGCTTTTGACCGATTCTTGATCCATAAAAATGCCATCGATTTTATCTCATCAAGGGTTCTCGCATAATTTGGGACCACATTCCGAAATACTATATCATTCCTTGTCTTCCATATACACCATAACACCACCAGTACTATAGCATGTATAACTTTCTTTCTCCTTGAGCCCGAGGATAAACCATGAAGGGTAAGAAGATCTTGGATTCCGAATGCTATAATCGATTGTATTCTAAGCCATCTCGCCACATTCTGCCATACCATTTGTGCAAAATGACACGACACAAATATGTGATCGCATGATTCTACGTACTCGCCACAGAAGACGCGTGATTGGTTCGGAACCGGAACATTCCGTCTAGCCAATGCACTTTTAGTCGGTAGTCTCTCCATTTCAGCCCTCCAGGCTACAATACACACCTTCTTCGGGACCCAGTTATTCCATTCGAAGACATTTTCGGGACGGACACGACCAGTTGAGCATAAGATGGTTTTAATGCTTGAAACAGAGAATGCACCATCCACTTCATACCGCCATTTCCAATTATCCGAACCTATTGACATGGGGCTGCAGTTAATAAGAGACAACAGTTGCTGCAACTGAACGAGTGAATCTGGACCGAGTATAGGCCGAGACCAGGCCCAAAGCCAATCTGGGCCGGTGTCACTGCTGACCCATCTATCCGCAACCAGGCATTCTTTGAATCTCTCCTCTTTAAACAGGGCCGGAAACTTTAAATATAAAGGTTCTGGGTCAATCCAACTATCTAACCAGAACTGTATATTCTTACCATTTCCCACCACAGCTGAGAAAGCATTTTTAATGTCTATACCGACAGCTAATAAAGGCTGCCAAATGCTATATATACCCTTCCAAGGCCCTGCCACTGACGACTTCACCGGGATGTCATTCCATTTTCTTGAATTGTGATGGATAGCCCAGACAACCCCTGCCAAAAACCCGTTTTCTCCGAtttaaacctccaccaccactttgCTAACATGGCTAAATTAGCGTCCCTAAGCGAACCGAATCCCAAGCCACCATAATCAATAGGTGCGATTGTTCTATCCCACGTAACCCAGTTCATTTTAGCTTTCTCTTCCGAGCCGCCCCAAAAGAAAACTCTACGAATCTTATCCAAATCATCTATGACTTTCATCGGTGCTTTGAACAAGGATAGATAATATGTTGGTAGCGCATTCAGAACTGATTTAATTAAAGTAATTCTCCCGCCGTATGACAAAGTTTTCGCTTTCCATAATGAGAGCCtacttttaaatatatcaatCACTGGTTTCCAATTCCTAGCCAAGTTCATATTTGCACCAACCAATAAACCGAGATGCTTGAATGGGAACGTACCTTGTCTACATCTCAGAATGTGTGCCATTTCTTGAACCACCTCCTCATCAACTCCTATTCCGAAAATGCTACACTTAGCTAGATTAACTTTTAAACCAGAGACAAGATGAAAACATCTCAGAATCCGGCGTAAATTGCTAACGTTTGACAAAGACCATTCCCCAACAAACATTACGTCGTCTGCATATATCAAGTGAGACAAAGACGACCCCTCATTCGTTACTTTGATCCCATTAAACAAGCCAACCGAAGCTGCTTTCTTCATAATACCAGTGAGAGCCTCCATTACAATCACAAATAAGAAAGGCGATAATGGATCACCCTGTCGGAGCCCCCGAGAACATACAAATTCTCGGGTCGGTGAACCATTTACCAACACTGAAGCTTTTGCAGAGCACAAAGTTGCCATCACCCACGACCGCCACCTGTTCGGGAATTTCATCTGGATCATGATTGAATCAAGGAAGGCCCAGTTCACAGAGTCATACGCCTTATTAATATCCACTTTAAAATACATTGCACTACGCTTAGACTTTTTTAACCAACTATAAACTTCATTGAGAATAAGAGGCCCGTCCATAATATTTCTACCTGCAAGGAACGCTGATTGTTGCTCAGATATCAATGCCCCCACCACGCTTTTAAGTCGATTGACAAGAACTTTTGATATAACTTTGTTGATAACCCCGATAAGGCTTATAGGCCTGAAATCTTTTGGGCTCACCGGATCTTTTACTTTTGGAATCAAAGCTATGAAAGAGGAAGTACAGCTTGAATTCAAGGAACCCGAATCATAGAATTTGTTGAACAGCTTGACCAAATCTTCCCGGATTGCACCCCAACATCTCTTCATGAACTTAAAATTAAAACCATCCGGTCCTGGTGCACGATCCCCATTACAATCCCATACAGCTGCTTTAATTTCCTCCACTGAGAATGGACTCTCCAACATATTAGCCTCGTTGTCCGATATGGATGCCAGATTCGGACACACCAATACCGGTCTGACGTTCATTGGTTCCGAAAACTGATGAGAGAAGAACTCAAATAGGGATTCTTTAATAGCCACAGGATTCGTAATCCAGACACCATCCACCATTAACCCATTCAACCGATTCGTACTAATGTTTGAATTCAAGACTTGGTGGAAAAACGCTGAATTTTCGTCACCTTCAATAGCCCACTTGGATCTAGACTTTTGTCTCAAATCTAATTGCTTCAATCTATCAAAATCAGCCATGTAATTTCTACAATCAGCTCTCTCAGCCAATTCTTCTTCCACCAACGTTCTTTCTTCCGCCATACTTTCAATGTTCGCCAACCTCCTTTTTTTTTCTATCGTAGAGACCCTGTCTGTTTTCTTTTTCTACTTTCAACCAGGCTTTAATCTTGTTTTTTAACCACCTTAATTTTATTGCAAGTGCCAGATCTTCCGGCCCCGAGAACGAGAAGACACCACACATTTGAAGCACGAAGTCATAAAAACCAGGATGCTCAAACCAAGAGTTAAAGAATCTAAATGGAATATGCCCAAAATCCGATTGGATTGTGGATAAGACAATAGGTCGATGATCCGACGCAACCCTATCCAATGCAAGCACTGCTGCGTTTGGCCACTATTCCCTGAAACCCAAACATACGAGGAACCGATCTAGTTTGCTCAACTTTCTCCCATTATCGGAAATATATGTGTAATTTCCCCCACCCATATTATACTCCACCAAACCGGCTGAGAGGATAAAATGGTTGAACGCGTCAGCATTACTTTCAACGAATTCCGAGTTTAGGCGTTCACTTGCATCTCTAACCTCATTAAAATCCCCCATCATGACCCATATAACTAgtagaaaaacaattaaagaaaaatattaataaaatcttaaaatattattaatacagaataatatataatattttcattTTCAATACATACAAATGAAAGATGAAATGGACGGCGGGAATAGTGCTCTTTTGTGGTTGGCCAAAAGTGGCGGCCACtttgatagttttttttttttttttttcatataatagttatttataggttataccaaattacaattttatcttaagtgtaaaattatgattttgtacccggttcaaaataaaattttgtttttgccctctacttaaatttacgattttgccctcagttaaaaaatacaactttgcccccagttcaaaataaaattatggttttgccctcagctaaAGTCCTATCAAATTACGATTTGGTTCcaagtttaaaattacgattttgccctcagctaaaaattacgcttttgcccgcAGTTAAAATATtacgtgtgacaactcgaaattctgaacctattttgtgtaacgTTTATGACACGACTTTGTGAACTTGATTAAGCATATaattattgaatgttatgtgacTTGTGTGTTTTAATGAATATTTTGTTATTGAGTGCATGATGtaacgtatgtatgtatgaattAACCCGATCGCACAACGTCACACGTTCACTCAaccgcacaaggccattgggccatgTCACCTTAAACGGACTCAAGGGTCAGCCGAGCTAAAGGGCCGGCCCATCCCTTGTATACGTTCAAACATCTTTGGGGACTTGGTATTTTCCTCATTGTTGCAATCCTCACaacacacacataaccctagtCCTCCTCTCTCGTCTTTTTCTCTCTTGGTTGATTGAAGCCCGACGGCAAGAACAGCCACTATTCGAATCACCCTCTCTTCTTCACTAATCCGGTTAGTACTGTTATGTTGGTaattggttgtgtgttgatgttttcgattatgcttgtttgatatACAAGGATTCTTGTTGACATGTTGCTTGTGATAATAGTTGATAATGATCATGTAATCGGATTGCACATGAATCAAATATATATGAATACATAGTGGATCGGCTGTTATGCATTGTTTGATTTGTTATAGTTGGTAATCGAGATCCATATTAGAATGTATGTGTTGCTATGAATGCTAATATTGTTCATATggttgattagggttcatgtgagaTTAATgaaaaatttcttgttttgatcgAAAACATTGTGTGATTGAAACTGTTAACTGATAAGGTGTAACTTTAGAAACTTGGTTATGATTGGCTATAGTAACTAATGAGCATGATTTATGGAAACATTATAACTGATTGGGCATAATATTCGGACGCACAAGTCCAACCGTACAAGGCCTCCTGATCACACAAGATGAGCCCATTCGCACATGGTGGCCTGATCGCACAAATGCACTACACAAACACATGATTCTGCTTAATTGTTGTATGATCGCACAACACCGAGTGGATCGCACAAATTAGTGTGGGTCGCACAaggtgttgggccacacacatgtTTAATGTTGTTAAGACTATTGGGCCGGACGGCCCAAGACTCCTATCGCACAAGCTGTTTGGATCGGACAGCCCAAATACCCACTCGCACAAGCACACACTGATCGCACAATCATGTGGGCCGTACATGTGTTACTTGATTAGTTGGGCCGGATGAACTGTTGGGCTGGACGGGTCGCACAACCCCAATTTGGATCGCACAAAACTGCCATACGTTTAATAGGTTGGGCCGAGACCATTATGTTTGTTTTGTTGGACCGATTTATATTGGACCCCTTATGCATGTATTGGGCTTGTTCTACTTCACACATGTTAACCATATTGTTTGACTGATTTCGGGTTGCTAAGATATACATACGTGGTTGCCATGATAATTACGTGCTAACAACGTGTTCACCTGTATGATACATACGTGCAAtgtttgaaccgaacctgacttgtgtggtaatctgttaggacgtggttaaccTGTTAGTCAAGaatcttttatttgtgtatctgccgagcaaaccaaggtgagttcacacagccaaggcatgggattcccgggttgggaattgggttggaattgTTGAATATgaaatgattactcgtacttacgcatataccagactatagaccatcgtcctcaggttagtcaggacacgttacgtaaagcctacgtaacccagtatacttgccatatgtctcccgggtcgggaaggacacgttacgtaaagcctacgtaacccaataccattcactggcttccaggtcggaaggccacgctgcgtaaagcctacgtagcccccacgcgtaccactgtcctcggggaagggcacgtcacgtaaagcctacgtgaccctgtacgttttcctgttctcggtaaagaagaacacatggtcggaagttagtctagtaagtaccgttaatgagaagccctcattagccaggatgaacatgggaaacccccacccttagtacacactagtatgggaagccccccactagctatacttatgcattacgttatgaacatactttctgtgaactcgctcaactagtttgttgattatttgctgcatgccttgcaggaccttaggtatacttggagcttgcaccagaggagaagcgggtcgttgtggacaagaactcgtgaatgcttattaaacacttttacattcacacattgatacttatgctttgggttttacatttaatgcttccgctacttaaacagtgtttggttttgaacaccaattatgtctttgattattattaaatgctatgtttgatataattggtggcttgatcctggtcagtcacgcctccaagcggtggtactccgcgtgtgggattttgggggtgtgacagattggtatcagagccattggttatagagaacttggttttaatatgggaaaacgtttttattaaaaccggactataaccagaacagtgctctcaacgatccacaacgacgcttcgctccacgtgcaagactcaacatcctaggtaataaggttatgtttattgcctgtttgctagaactgtttagaactttgctcgcattacgcttagatacacatgctttgatttcatgagaacacctatatgcctacgcttttctgtcatcgccctactcgcgaaccattcttatgtatgctacttgttactatgaagatcatgtctggacgaatcaacatgacacaagcccagctagaggctctcgttcaagctcaagttgctgcggcagttgcagcagctcaagcaggtagtatatcctgcagtataggcacacactaggatctttagatcctacattaactctcgtatttaacttcgtcctactcgtacacaataggtcaacacgcgcagcagcctgtctgcacgttcaagaacttcatggactgtcgtccaaactcttttagcggcacagagggggcagttggactcctccactggttcgagaagctagaatcagtgttcgaaatgtgcgagtgccctgaagctcgcaaggtcaagtttgctaccggcactttggaaggaatagcactgacttggtggaacgcccaagtccagatcctagggttggcagctgctaacgccaccccatggaacgactttaaggaactcatcaagcgtgagtattgcacgcgtgaagatattcacaagctggaagacgagctatacaatctgaagatggttggatcggaaatcgaagcgtatactaaacggtcgaacgagctggccgttctgtgtcctactatggtggaccctccatacaagcgcattgagttgtacctcaagggattggcgccagaaattcagagccacgtgacgtcggctaacctcgaaaacatacaggaaatccagcgtcttgctcaccgtatcactgatcaggcagtggaccagaataaactgcccaagcgtgttaatgctactgctaacgtcaccacctcagttactctcgctacatctggtgacagtaaaagaaagtgggatggggattccagcaaaggttcagcatctgttcagtctcaaacccagcagcagaagactgaccactaccagagtcctagccagcaatcctctggtggttcTAGACAGAAAAGATATCAGGGagttcaccccaagtgtcacaactgcaacagacatcacagcggacagtgcaacaagggtcgttgccaaaggtgtctcaagatggggcacgaggccaaagactgtaggagcccacggcctgcaaatcaggaccagcaaccgcaacaaccagctccacagaacccacaacagcagcagccacagcgtggaaaccggggatgtttccagtgtggagcagaaggtcattacaagcgcgattgccctcagttgaaccagaatcagaaccacaacaataaccagggcaacgggaacaacaacaacaacaatggcaacgaggcaagaggtcgagctttcgtgttaggacgaggagacgc encodes:
- the LOC110924846 gene encoding uncharacterized protein LOC110924846: MSIGSDNWKWRYEVDGAFSVSSIKTILCSTGRVRPENVFEWNNWVPKKVCIVAWRAEMERLPTKSALARRNVPVPNQSRVFCGEYVESCDHIFVSCHFAQMVWQNVARWLRIQSIIAFGIQDLLTLHGLSSGSRRKKVIHAIVLVVLWCIWKTRNDIVFRNVVPNYARTLDEIKSMAFLWIKNRSKANSLSWEEWSHFNLGGM